A stretch of the Cheilinus undulatus linkage group 11, ASM1832078v1, whole genome shotgun sequence genome encodes the following:
- the top1 gene encoding DNA topoisomerase 1 isoform X2, translating into MDIETSPAAIKSEPEEDNGFYHSPQHKTSKREYDDEEFEYKPKKVKTEQDKKAKKRKHEYEEDEDDEDNKPKKKSKDKKVTEGKKSKKEEEEKWKWWEEERYTDGSKWRFLEHKGPVFAPPYEPLPDKVKFYYDGKPMKLSAPAEEVATFFAKMLDHEYTTKDIFRKNFYKDWRKEMTSEEKSKLTDLNKCNFSEMSEYFKAQSEARKQMSKEEKQKIKEENERLLQEYGFCIMDNHKERIGNFRIEPPGLFRGRGDHPKMGMLKRRIRPEDIIINCSKDSKHPKPPQGTKWKEVRHDNKVTWLASWTENIQGSIKYIMLNPSSRIKGEKDWQKYETARRLKKCVDRIRAQYREDWKSKEMRIRQRAVALYFIDKLALRAGNEKEEGETADTVGCCSLRVEHIKLYPKLDDQEYVVEFDFLGKDSIRYYNKIPVEKRVFKNLQLFLENKQPEDDLFDRLNTSILNKHLQELMDGLTAKVFRTYNASITLQQQLKELSCSDDSIPAKILSYNRANRAVAILCNHQRAPPKTFEKSMQNLQTKIDEKQSQLSAAKKQLKAAKSDHKASHDDKSKKAVEMKRKAVQRIEEQLMKLQVQATDREENKQIALGTSKLNYLDPRISVAWCKKWGVPIEKIYNKTQREKFAWAIDMADKDYEF; encoded by the exons atggatat agagaCAAGCCCTGCTGCCATTAAGAGCGAGCCAGAAGAAGACAACGGCTTCTACCATTCACCCCAACACAAGACCTCCAAACGAGAATATGATGATGAAGA gttTGAATACAAGCCCAAAAAAGTCAAGACGGAACAAGATAAAAAGgccaagaaaagaaaacatgagtATGAAGAGGACGAGGATGATGAG GACAACAAGCccaaaaagaagtcaaaagacaaaaaagtaacagagggaaagaaatccaaaaaagaagaggaggaaaagtggaaatg GTGGGAGGAGGAAAGATACACTGATGGCTCTAAATGGCGCTTCCTTGAGCATAAGGGTCCAGTGTTCGCACCTCCGTATGAACCCTTGCCTGACAAAGTGAAATTTTACTATGATG GTAAGCCTATGAAACTTAGTGCCCCAGCTGAAGAAGTCGCCACGTTTTTTGCCAAGATGTTGGACCACGAGTACACCACAAAAGACATCTTCAGGAAGAACTTCTATAAAGACTGGAGAAAG GAAATGACATCAGAGGAGAAGTCAAAACTCACCGACCTGAACAAGTGCAATTTTAGTGAGATGAGCGAGTACTTCAAGGCACAATCAGAAGCAAGGAAACAGATGTCAAAAGAGGAGAAACAG AAAATCAAAGAAGAGAACGAGAGACTGCTCCAGGAGTACGGTTTCTGCATCATGGACAACCACAAAGAGAGGATTGGAAACTTCCGCATCGAGCCACCAGGCCTCTTCCGTGGACGAGGGGATCATCCGAAGATGGGCATGCTGAAACGACGCATCAGACCTGAGGACATCATCATTAACTGTAGCAA GGACTCCAAGCATCCAAAACCTCCTCAGGGGACAAAATGGAAGGAAGTCCGCCATGACAACAAGGTCACCTGGCTGGCATCTTGGACCGAGAATATCCAAGGCTCCATTAAGTACATCATGCTGAATCCTAGCTCCAGGATCAAG GGGGAGAAAGATTGGCAGAAATATGAGACTGCACGGCGGTTAAAGAAGTGTGTGGATCGCATACGTGCCCAGTATAGAGAGGACTGGAAATCCAAAGAGATGAGGATCAGGCAGAGAGCTGTTGCACTATATTTCATTGACAAG CTTGCACTGAGGGCAGGTAATGAAAAGGAGGAAGGGGAGACGGCCGACACAGTCGGTTGCTGCTCGCTGCGGGTAGAGCACATCAAACTGTATCCCAAACTGGACGATCAGGAGTATGTGGTGGAGTTTGACTTCTTGGGGAAGGACTCAATCCGCTACTACAATAAGATCCCTGTGGAGAAGAGG GTCTTCAAAAATCTGCAGCTGTTTCTGGAAAATAAGCAGCCTGAAGATGATCTCTTTGACAGACTAAAT ACGTCTATTCTGAACAAGCACTTACAGGAGCTGATGGATGGCCTGACAGCAAAGGTGTTTCGTACCTACAACGCCTCCATCACCCTGCAGCAACAACTCAAGGAACTTTCGTGCT CTGATGACAGCATCCCAGCCAAAATCCTGTCATACAACCGAGCCAATCGCGCAGTGGCAATCCTCTGTAACCACCAGAGAGCTCCTCCCAAAACATTTGAGAAGTCTATGCAGAACCTTCAGACCAAG ATTGACGAGAAGCAGAGTCAACTTTCAGCAGCCAAGAagcagctgaaggctgctaAGTCTGATCACAAGGCCTCCCATGATGACAAGAGCAAAAA agcagtggagatgaaGCGTAAAGCGGTCCAAAGGATAGAGGAGCAGCTGATGAAACTCCAAGTGCAGGCCACAGACCGAGAAGAGAACAAGCAGATCGCTTTGGGCACTTCCAAGCTCAACTACCTGGATCCACGCATCTCAGTTGCATG
- the top1 gene encoding DNA topoisomerase 1 isoform X1: MSGDHGEGDSQVNSGSKGSETHKHKDKHRDKEHRHKDHKKDKDKEREKIKRSNSEHKDHSEKKHKDKEKLKHSDGGSDKHSEKHKEKDRDKEKRREEKIKSSHGDKPKKEKENGYVRETSPAAIKSEPEEDNGFYHSPQHKTSKREYDDEEFEYKPKKVKTEQDKKAKKRKHEYEEDEDDEDNKPKKKSKDKKVTEGKKSKKEEEEKWKWWEEERYTDGSKWRFLEHKGPVFAPPYEPLPDKVKFYYDGKPMKLSAPAEEVATFFAKMLDHEYTTKDIFRKNFYKDWRKEMTSEEKSKLTDLNKCNFSEMSEYFKAQSEARKQMSKEEKQKIKEENERLLQEYGFCIMDNHKERIGNFRIEPPGLFRGRGDHPKMGMLKRRIRPEDIIINCSKDSKHPKPPQGTKWKEVRHDNKVTWLASWTENIQGSIKYIMLNPSSRIKGEKDWQKYETARRLKKCVDRIRAQYREDWKSKEMRIRQRAVALYFIDKLALRAGNEKEEGETADTVGCCSLRVEHIKLYPKLDDQEYVVEFDFLGKDSIRYYNKIPVEKRVFKNLQLFLENKQPEDDLFDRLNTSILNKHLQELMDGLTAKVFRTYNASITLQQQLKELSCSDDSIPAKILSYNRANRAVAILCNHQRAPPKTFEKSMQNLQTKIDEKQSQLSAAKKQLKAAKSDHKASHDDKSKKAVEMKRKAVQRIEEQLMKLQVQATDREENKQIALGTSKLNYLDPRISVAWCKKWGVPIEKIYNKTQREKFAWAIDMADKDYEF; the protein is encoded by the exons ATGAGCGGAGACCATGGAGAAGGCGACTCTCAG GTCAATTCTGGATCCAAAGGAAGCG AGACTCACAAACATAAAGACAAGCACAGAGACAAGGAGCACAGACACAAAGACCACAAGAAAGACAAGGACAAGGAACGGGAGAAAATAAAGCGCAGCAATAG TGAACATAAGGACCACTCTGagaagaaacacaaagacaaagagaagCTGAAGCACAGCGACGGCGGCTCAGACAAGCACAGcgaaaaacacaaagagaaagacagggacaaagagaagaggagagaagagaag ATTAAATCATCCCATGGAGACAAGCccaaaaaggagaaagaaaatggatatgtaag agagaCAAGCCCTGCTGCCATTAAGAGCGAGCCAGAAGAAGACAACGGCTTCTACCATTCACCCCAACACAAGACCTCCAAACGAGAATATGATGATGAAGA gttTGAATACAAGCCCAAAAAAGTCAAGACGGAACAAGATAAAAAGgccaagaaaagaaaacatgagtATGAAGAGGACGAGGATGATGAG GACAACAAGCccaaaaagaagtcaaaagacaaaaaagtaacagagggaaagaaatccaaaaaagaagaggaggaaaagtggaaatg GTGGGAGGAGGAAAGATACACTGATGGCTCTAAATGGCGCTTCCTTGAGCATAAGGGTCCAGTGTTCGCACCTCCGTATGAACCCTTGCCTGACAAAGTGAAATTTTACTATGATG GTAAGCCTATGAAACTTAGTGCCCCAGCTGAAGAAGTCGCCACGTTTTTTGCCAAGATGTTGGACCACGAGTACACCACAAAAGACATCTTCAGGAAGAACTTCTATAAAGACTGGAGAAAG GAAATGACATCAGAGGAGAAGTCAAAACTCACCGACCTGAACAAGTGCAATTTTAGTGAGATGAGCGAGTACTTCAAGGCACAATCAGAAGCAAGGAAACAGATGTCAAAAGAGGAGAAACAG AAAATCAAAGAAGAGAACGAGAGACTGCTCCAGGAGTACGGTTTCTGCATCATGGACAACCACAAAGAGAGGATTGGAAACTTCCGCATCGAGCCACCAGGCCTCTTCCGTGGACGAGGGGATCATCCGAAGATGGGCATGCTGAAACGACGCATCAGACCTGAGGACATCATCATTAACTGTAGCAA GGACTCCAAGCATCCAAAACCTCCTCAGGGGACAAAATGGAAGGAAGTCCGCCATGACAACAAGGTCACCTGGCTGGCATCTTGGACCGAGAATATCCAAGGCTCCATTAAGTACATCATGCTGAATCCTAGCTCCAGGATCAAG GGGGAGAAAGATTGGCAGAAATATGAGACTGCACGGCGGTTAAAGAAGTGTGTGGATCGCATACGTGCCCAGTATAGAGAGGACTGGAAATCCAAAGAGATGAGGATCAGGCAGAGAGCTGTTGCACTATATTTCATTGACAAG CTTGCACTGAGGGCAGGTAATGAAAAGGAGGAAGGGGAGACGGCCGACACAGTCGGTTGCTGCTCGCTGCGGGTAGAGCACATCAAACTGTATCCCAAACTGGACGATCAGGAGTATGTGGTGGAGTTTGACTTCTTGGGGAAGGACTCAATCCGCTACTACAATAAGATCCCTGTGGAGAAGAGG GTCTTCAAAAATCTGCAGCTGTTTCTGGAAAATAAGCAGCCTGAAGATGATCTCTTTGACAGACTAAAT ACGTCTATTCTGAACAAGCACTTACAGGAGCTGATGGATGGCCTGACAGCAAAGGTGTTTCGTACCTACAACGCCTCCATCACCCTGCAGCAACAACTCAAGGAACTTTCGTGCT CTGATGACAGCATCCCAGCCAAAATCCTGTCATACAACCGAGCCAATCGCGCAGTGGCAATCCTCTGTAACCACCAGAGAGCTCCTCCCAAAACATTTGAGAAGTCTATGCAGAACCTTCAGACCAAG ATTGACGAGAAGCAGAGTCAACTTTCAGCAGCCAAGAagcagctgaaggctgctaAGTCTGATCACAAGGCCTCCCATGATGACAAGAGCAAAAA agcagtggagatgaaGCGTAAAGCGGTCCAAAGGATAGAGGAGCAGCTGATGAAACTCCAAGTGCAGGCCACAGACCGAGAAGAGAACAAGCAGATCGCTTTGGGCACTTCCAAGCTCAACTACCTGGATCCACGCATCTCAGTTGCATG